In Malania oleifera isolate guangnan ecotype guangnan chromosome 8, ASM2987363v1, whole genome shotgun sequence, a single window of DNA contains:
- the LOC131162806 gene encoding pollen-specific leucine-rich repeat extensin-like protein 3 has translation MHASSSGCFLFLLFSFFLSSSLALSDVEASFITRRQLLNLPENGDLPDDFEYEVELVVTFPNSRLKRAYIALQAWKKAMYSDPLNTTGNWVGPNVCAYNGVFCAPALDDPELSVVAGVDLNNADIAGYLPVELGLMTDLALFHINSNRFCGIIPKSFSRLTLLYEFDVSNNRFVGSFPTVVLSLPGLKYLDLRYNDFEGELPPELFNKDLDALFLNNNRFTSIIPDTLGNSPVSVIVIANNRFTGCIPHTIGNMANTLHEAVLSGNRLSGCLPTEIGLLGNVTVLDGSANSFTGVLPRSFSSLKQIEHLNIAHNVLTGFVPENVCRLPSLSNFTFSYNYFKGEAQACEPPSRTDIVLDDASNCLPDRPRQKSARTCNPVVSRPVDCSRSKCGTPSSSSRPNSPPKKTTPPVQKPSSPKPQPQPSPVPEKHPSPPHSQPAKPKPSPKPVPKPPSSSSPKPSPQPVPTPPKTSQPPKASVRSPPTSSPPIPDDPINNSPIGRVKSPPPPSKPSPSSPPIRSSPPHHGSPATPDDPIANSPVGKIRSPPPPSRSLSKPPTRSPPPPVHSPPPPVHSPPPPVRSPPSPVHSPSPPVHSPPPPVHSPPPPVRSPPPPVHSPPPPVHSPPPPVHSPPPPPPVRSSPPPPVHSPPPPVRSPPPPIHSPPPPVHSPPPPVHSPPPPVHSPPPPVHSPPPPVHSPPPPVHSPPPPVHSPPPPVHSPPPPVHSPPPPVHSPPPPVHSPPPPVHSPPPPVHSPPPPVRSPPPPVHSPPPPPVHSPPPPTFSPPPPVHSPPPPPRSSPPPPAPIHSPPPPVFSSPPPPSADDFVLPPTFGSEYASPPPPVFQGY, from the coding sequence ATGCACGCCTCTAGCTCTGGCTGCTTCCTCttcctcctcttctccttcttcctctccTCCTCCTTAGCTCTTTCCGACGTCGAAGCCTCCTTCATCACCCGTCGCCAGCTCTTAAACCTCCCTGAAAACGGCGACTTGCCCGACGATTTCGAATACGAGGTTGAGCTCGTTGTCACCTTCCCCAATTCTAGGCTTAAACGAGCCTACATTGCGCTCCAAGCATGGAAGAAAGCTATGTACTCGGATCCGTTAAACACCACCGGCAATTGGGTCGGCCCCAATGTGTGTGCCTACAATGGTGTTTTCTGCGCCCCGGCTCTTGACGACCCGGAACTGAGCGTAGTCGCCGGCGTTGATCTCAACAATGCGGACATTGCCGGGTACCTCCCCGTGGAGCTTGGCCTAATGACCGACCTCGCTCTCTTCCACATTAACTCGAACAGGTTCTGCGGAATCATTCCCAAGAGCTTCTCAAGGCTGACTCTTCTCTACGAGTTTGATGTTAGCAACAACCGCTTCGTGGGGTCCTTCCCCACCGTGGTTCTCTCGTTGCCAGGCCTCAAGTACCTCGATCTTAGGTACAATGATTTTGAAGGCGAGTTGCCGCCGGAACTCTTCAACAAAGATCTTGATGCTCTGTTTTTGAATAACAATCGGTTCACGTCGATCATTCCTGACACTCTCGGCAACTCTCCGGTCTCCGTTATCGTGATTGCCAACAATAGATTTACCGGTTGCATTCCCCACACCATTGGTAACATGGCAAACACATTGCACGAAGCCGTCTTATCGGGCAATAGGCTTTCTGGGTGTTTGCCCACGGAGATTGGGCTGCTTGGAAATGTAACAGTGTTGGACGGAAGCGCCAACTCATTCACTGGAGTTTTGCCAAGGAGCTTCAGCAGCCTCAAACAAATTGAGCATTTGAATATAGCCCACAACGTACTCACTGGGTTTGTTCCCGAGAACGTTTGCCGCTTGCCTAGCTTGTCGAATTTCACATTCTCGTATAACTACTTCAAGGGAGAAGCCCAAGCGTGTGAGCCACCTTCGAGGACGGACATTGTGCTGGATGACGCAAGCAACTGCTTGCCTGATCGGCCGAGGCAGAAGTCGGCGAGGACATGCAACCCGGTGGTGAGCCGACCCGTGGATTGTAGCAGGTCGAAGTGCGGGACACCGTCGTCGTCGTCTCGACCAAATTCGCCACCGAAGAAGACAACTCCGCCAGTACAGAAGCCTTCGTCGCCGAAACCACAGCCACAGCCGTCACCGGTGCCGGAGAAGCACCCATCTCCGCCTCATTCACAGCCTGCCAAGCCTAAGCCAAGTCCTAAACCAGTGCCGAAACCGCCTTCTAGTTCATCTCCAAAGCCATCTCCACAGCCGGTTCCAACCCCTCCGAAAACATCACAACCGCCAAAGGCATCGGTTCGAAGCCCACCGACCTCATCACCTCCAATCCCAGATGACCCAATTAATAATTCTCCAATCGGAAGGGTAAAATCTCCTCCACCACCATCTAAGCCCTCGCCATCATCGCCCCCCATTCGCTCTTCGCCACCCCATCATGGGTCACCCGCAACCCCAGATGACCCAATTGCCAATTCCCCAGTTGGAAAGATTCGCTCTCCTCCCCCGCCGTCCAGGTCCCTTTCAAAACCGCCAACCCGCTCTCCACCACCTCCCGTACATTCTCCTCCGCCACCGGTTCATTCACCACCACCACCAGTTCGATCTCCCCCATCGCCTGTCCATTCACCATCACCTCCGGTTCATTCTCCTCCACCCCCGGTTCACTCCCCACCGCCTCCTGTCCGCTCTCCTCCACCTCCAGTCCATTCTCCGCCTCCTCCGGTACACTCTCCTCCCCCGCCAGTCCactcaccaccaccaccaccaccagtTCGATCCTCCCCACCACCTCCAGTCCACTCACCACCACCTCCTGTCCGCTCTCCCCCGCCACCAATTCATTCACCACCACCCCCCGTACACTCACCTCCGCCTCCAGTTCATTCACCACCGCCCCCAGTTCATTCTCCTCCACCACCGGTCCATTCACCACCGCCTCCTGTTCATTCACCACCGCCCCCAGTTCATTCTCCTCCACCACCAGTTCATTCACCTCCGCCCCCAGTCCATTCACCTCCACCGCCAGTCCATTCTCCTCCACCCCCGGTTCATTCCCCGCCGCCTCCTGTCCACTCTCCCCCACCTCCAGTCCATTCTCCACCACCTCCCGTACACTCTCCGCCACCACCAGTTCGATCTCCCCCGCCCCCAGTCCACTCCCCACCTCCGCCACCTGTACACTCCCCACCCCCACCAACCTTCTCACCTCCGCCACCCGTACACTCCCCGCCTCCACCCCCAAGAAGCTCGCCGCCGCCTCCAGCTCCAATTCATTCACCGCCTCCACCTGTATTCTCGTC